The Kitasatospora setae KM-6054 genome contains a region encoding:
- a CDS encoding amidase domain-containing protein, which yields MVGFTDLRQADPAALRRAADGWVELSKESWHAVNDLHGNGIGPLKEDWQDRVGQSAGKKLAEQADILESGADITRGVAMVVDGLASSLEYAQRVLQQALDLASAYRLEVDGNGTVTTTGEVTGESLTHMNEVADLVKEALREARQADDRAAAELRKLGGATCETNPEKALDQLQGEASQTQLDMLAADIPDGSDPALVSRWWAALTPEQQKQLELAEPVKLANLPGIPDAVKEDLRGGPGRKWDRVRMVEWVLAHWNDDSGDFDDENNCTNFASEALFQSGVRMKGDWTVEGDAWNRGDDPGWLGLGIIGQQHSHAWGGAQNLHDFMVGNGGREVPPDQVKPGDLVFLEDDNDQNPDLTPGNIHHTAIVTAVTPDGDIRYSQHNDSRKNVSMDGRSDHEAQSEGRQKIRYVRVEPDWY from the coding sequence ATGGTCGGCTTCACCGACCTCCGGCAGGCCGACCCGGCCGCCCTGCGCCGCGCCGCCGACGGCTGGGTCGAACTGTCGAAGGAGTCCTGGCACGCCGTCAACGACCTGCACGGCAACGGGATCGGCCCGCTCAAGGAGGACTGGCAGGACCGGGTCGGCCAGAGCGCCGGCAAGAAGCTGGCCGAGCAGGCCGACATCCTGGAGTCCGGCGCCGACATCACGCGCGGCGTGGCGATGGTCGTCGACGGGCTGGCGTCCTCGCTGGAGTACGCCCAGCGGGTACTGCAGCAGGCCCTGGACCTCGCCTCGGCGTACCGGCTGGAGGTCGACGGGAACGGGACCGTCACCACCACCGGCGAGGTCACCGGCGAGAGCCTCACCCACATGAACGAGGTGGCGGACCTCGTCAAGGAGGCCCTCCGGGAGGCCCGCCAAGCCGACGACCGGGCGGCCGCCGAGCTGCGGAAGCTGGGCGGCGCCACCTGCGAGACCAACCCCGAGAAGGCCCTCGACCAGCTCCAGGGCGAAGCCTCGCAGACCCAGCTCGACATGCTCGCCGCCGACATCCCGGACGGCAGCGACCCCGCCCTGGTGTCCCGCTGGTGGGCCGCGCTCACCCCCGAACAGCAGAAGCAGCTGGAGCTGGCGGAGCCGGTGAAGCTCGCCAACCTCCCCGGCATCCCGGACGCGGTCAAGGAGGACCTGCGCGGCGGTCCCGGGCGCAAGTGGGACCGCGTGCGGATGGTCGAGTGGGTACTGGCCCACTGGAACGACGACTCCGGCGACTTCGACGACGAGAACAACTGCACCAACTTCGCCTCGGAGGCGCTGTTCCAGTCCGGCGTCCGCATGAAGGGCGACTGGACCGTCGAGGGCGACGCCTGGAACCGCGGCGACGACCCGGGCTGGCTCGGCCTCGGCATCATCGGCCAACAGCACAGCCACGCCTGGGGCGGCGCGCAGAACCTGCACGACTTCATGGTGGGCAACGGCGGCCGCGAGGTCCCGCCCGACCAGGTCAAACCGGGCGACCTGGTCTTCCTGGAGGACGACAACGACCAGAACCCGGACCTCACCCCCGGCAACATCCACCACACCGCGATCGTCACCGCCGTCACCCCGGACGGCGACATCCGGTACAGCCAGCACAACGACTCGCGGAAGAACGTCAGCATGGACGGCCGCTCCGACCACGAGGCGCAGTCCGAGGGACGACAGAAGATCCGCTACGTCCGGGTCGAACCCGACTGGTACTGA
- a CDS encoding methylated-DNA--[protein]-cysteine S-methyltransferase: protein MSGTPGGDDVTALLSTPEDAAVLARLHRRLEAEADGAGLVDVAYTTVDSPVGSLLLATTPAGLVRVAYPAEDHDRVLEHLGRQLGPRVLRAPRRLDAAARELDEYFARRRRTFDLPLDLSLSRGFRRTVQQHLPEIGYGQTRSYREVAELVGNPKAVRAVGTACATNPLPVVVPCHRVLRTDGTLGGYIGGLDAKTALLALEAAAG from the coding sequence ATGAGCGGAACCCCCGGCGGCGACGACGTCACCGCCCTGCTCTCGACCCCCGAGGACGCCGCCGTGCTGGCCCGGCTGCACCGCCGCCTCGAAGCCGAGGCCGACGGCGCCGGACTGGTCGACGTCGCCTACACCACCGTCGACTCCCCGGTCGGCAGCCTGCTGCTCGCCACCACCCCGGCGGGCCTGGTCCGGGTCGCCTACCCGGCCGAGGACCACGACCGCGTCCTGGAGCACCTCGGCCGGCAGCTCGGCCCCCGCGTCCTGCGCGCCCCGCGGCGCCTGGACGCCGCCGCCCGCGAACTCGACGAGTACTTCGCCCGCCGCCGCCGGACCTTCGACCTGCCGCTCGACCTGTCCCTCTCCCGCGGCTTCCGCCGCACCGTCCAGCAGCACCTCCCCGAGATCGGCTACGGCCAGACCCGCAGCTACCGCGAGGTCGCCGAACTCGTCGGCAACCCCAAGGCCGTCCGCGCCGTCGGCACCGCCTGCGCCACCAACCCGCTCCCCGTCGTCGTCCCCTGCCACCGCGTGCTGCGCACCGACGGCACCCTCGGCGGCTACATCGGCGGCCTCGACGCCAAGACCGCCCTGCTCGCCCTCGAAGCCGCCGCCGGCTGA
- a CDS encoding type VII secretion target, translated as MFDVHIRTAGLRSAADAIGGTSGRLGSRTGHWLDDSLTVAAAHPGFASGPALRECAEAWQTHMSAVAQQLGVYADQLRQSSHSYDTAEQESVRRLNLAVADLGGGA; from the coding sequence ATGTTCGACGTCCACATCCGCACGGCGGGTCTGCGCAGCGCCGCCGACGCCATCGGCGGAACCTCCGGCCGGCTGGGCTCGCGCACCGGCCACTGGCTGGACGACAGCCTGACCGTCGCCGCCGCCCACCCGGGCTTCGCCTCCGGTCCCGCGCTGCGCGAGTGCGCCGAGGCGTGGCAGACCCACATGAGCGCCGTCGCCCAGCAGTTGGGCGTCTACGCCGACCAGTTGCGGCAGAGCTCGCACTCGTACGACACCGCCGAGCAGGAGTCGGTGCGCCGGCTGAACCTCGCGGTGGCCGACCTGGGCGGGGGTGCCTGA
- a CDS encoding TerD family protein translates to MGVSLSKGGNVSLTKEAPGLTAVVVGLGWDVRTTTGTDFDLDASALLCTEQGKVRSDGDFVFFNNLKSADGSVEHTGDNLTGEGDGDDEQVKVNLAAVPAEITRIVFPVAIYDAANRQQSFGQVRNAYIRVVNQAGGTEIARYDLSEDAATETAMVFGELYRNGAEWKFRAIGQGYASGLVGIAQDFGVNV, encoded by the coding sequence GTGGGAGTCTCGCTCAGCAAGGGTGGCAACGTCTCGCTCACCAAGGAGGCACCCGGCCTGACCGCCGTGGTCGTCGGCCTCGGCTGGGACGTCCGCACCACCACCGGCACCGACTTCGACCTCGACGCCAGCGCGCTGCTCTGCACCGAACAGGGCAAGGTCCGCTCCGACGGGGACTTCGTCTTCTTCAACAACCTGAAGAGCGCCGACGGTTCGGTCGAGCACACCGGCGACAACCTCACCGGCGAAGGCGACGGCGACGACGAGCAGGTCAAGGTGAACCTGGCCGCCGTCCCCGCCGAGATCACCCGGATCGTCTTCCCCGTCGCGATCTACGACGCGGCGAACCGGCAGCAGAGCTTCGGCCAGGTCCGCAACGCCTACATCCGCGTGGTCAACCAGGCCGGCGGCACCGAGATCGCCCGCTACGACCTCTCCGAGGACGCCGCCACCGAGACCGCCATGGTCTTCGGCGAGCTCTACCGCAACGGCGCCGAATGGAAGTTCCGCGCCATCGGCCAGGGCTACGCCTCCGGCCTGGTCGGCATCGCCCAGGACTTCGGCGTCAACGTCTGA
- a CDS encoding methylated-DNA--[protein]-cysteine S-methyltransferase — MDTIRHTVAGTRLGAVTLVADGDAVTGLYFRHHVRRPDQRSFGPEVEPSGDPLLTEAADQLHDYLDRRRTGFDLPLRTGGDVFQEKVWALLKDVPYGTTTTYGTLAGQLGDRALAQRVGQAVGANPLCVFVPCHRVVGADGSLTGYAGGLRYKQELLELEEPAEVTASRLF; from the coding sequence ATGGACACCATCCGGCACACCGTCGCCGGCACCCGGCTCGGCGCGGTCACCCTGGTCGCCGACGGCGACGCCGTCACCGGCCTGTACTTCCGCCACCACGTGCGCCGCCCCGACCAGCGGTCCTTCGGCCCGGAGGTCGAGCCGTCCGGCGACCCGCTGCTGACCGAGGCCGCCGACCAGCTCCACGACTACCTCGACCGCCGCCGCACCGGTTTCGACCTGCCGCTGCGCACCGGCGGCGACGTTTTCCAGGAGAAGGTCTGGGCGCTGCTGAAGGACGTCCCGTACGGCACCACCACCACGTACGGGACGCTCGCCGGGCAGCTCGGCGACCGGGCTCTCGCGCAGCGGGTCGGCCAGGCCGTCGGGGCGAACCCGCTGTGCGTCTTCGTGCCGTGCCACCGGGTGGTGGGCGCCGACGGATCCCTCACCGGCTACGCGGGCGGCCTGCGCTACAAGCAGGAGCTGCTCGAACTGGAGGAGCCGGCCGAGGTGACCGCCTCCCGGCTGTTCTGA
- a CDS encoding helix-turn-helix domain-containing protein: MVGAVRQSVNGVDLGRALRELREASGKEAKAVARSALMSPSKLSKILNGKMAPSVADVERILAALDVPPEVSAQLAAAARTVATEATAWRIYRRSGLHKHQEEIRAIESQAKSLRVFQASCIPGLLQSPEYIRSILQTSGLSDESLEKMVGARVCRQEVLHESRRRFSFLVTESVLRWRLVRPAMMAAQLDKLVKVSRMANISVGVVPLIALMPEPPTCSFVLFDARMAVVEIPHAEVTARDPRDVEQYVRKYESFERVALLGDAMREFVERIRDEYVTEQETA, translated from the coding sequence ATGGTGGGAGCGGTACGGCAGTCAGTGAACGGTGTAGATCTGGGAAGAGCGCTGCGGGAACTGCGAGAGGCCAGCGGGAAAGAGGCCAAAGCAGTGGCCCGCAGCGCTCTCATGTCCCCGAGTAAACTGAGCAAGATTCTCAACGGCAAGATGGCTCCGAGCGTCGCAGACGTGGAACGGATTCTGGCCGCCCTCGACGTACCGCCGGAAGTCTCGGCACAGCTCGCAGCGGCTGCTCGCACCGTGGCCACGGAGGCGACCGCGTGGCGCATTTACCGCCGATCGGGACTGCACAAGCACCAGGAGGAGATCCGGGCCATAGAGTCCCAGGCAAAGTCTCTTCGAGTCTTCCAAGCCTCATGCATCCCTGGACTCCTCCAGTCTCCGGAGTATATCCGTTCGATTCTGCAGACCTCGGGCCTGTCCGATGAATCCCTGGAAAAAATGGTCGGTGCGCGAGTGTGTCGACAGGAAGTTCTGCACGAGTCCCGCCGCCGCTTCTCTTTTCTTGTCACGGAATCCGTCCTCAGATGGAGGCTGGTTCGGCCTGCGATGATGGCTGCGCAGCTCGACAAGCTGGTGAAAGTGTCGAGAATGGCGAACATCTCTGTCGGCGTGGTGCCTTTGATTGCCCTTATGCCCGAACCACCGACTTGTTCATTCGTTCTTTTCGACGCCAGGATGGCAGTCGTCGAAATCCCTCATGCCGAGGTGACAGCCAGAGATCCCCGGGACGTGGAACAGTACGTCCGAAAGTATGAGTCATTCGAACGGGTCGCTCTGCTCGGTGATGCGATGAGAGAGTTCGTCGAACGCATTCGGGACGAGTACGTGACGGAACAGGAAACCGCCTAG
- a CDS encoding RNA polymerase sigma factor, whose translation MKQPFEKIVTQHGPTVLRVCRAVLGPQDAEDAWSETFLSALRAYPDLAEDANVEAWLVTIAHRRALDVHRAARRAPLPVGELPERPAAPDRPAEDGGLWAAVRLLSPKQRQAVAYHHVVGLPYAEVARILGGTVEAARRAAADGIRTLRKNYPQNAGEGEAP comes from the coding sequence ATGAAGCAGCCGTTCGAGAAGATCGTCACCCAGCACGGCCCGACCGTGCTCCGGGTGTGCCGGGCCGTGCTCGGCCCGCAGGACGCGGAGGACGCCTGGTCGGAGACCTTCCTGTCCGCCCTGCGCGCCTACCCCGACCTCGCCGAGGACGCCAACGTGGAGGCGTGGCTGGTGACGATCGCGCACCGCCGGGCCCTCGACGTCCACCGGGCCGCGCGGCGCGCCCCGTTACCCGTCGGCGAGCTGCCCGAGCGCCCCGCCGCACCCGACCGGCCCGCCGAGGACGGCGGCCTGTGGGCCGCGGTCCGGCTGCTGTCGCCCAAGCAGCGCCAGGCCGTCGCCTACCACCACGTCGTCGGCCTGCCGTACGCCGAGGTCGCCCGGATCCTCGGCGGCACCGTCGAAGCGGCCCGCCGGGCCGCCGCCGACGGGATCAGGACCCTCAGGAAGAACTACCCGCAGAACGCCGGAGAAGGAGAAGCACCATGA
- a CDS encoding DUF6879 family protein — MRISGEDFERLFTGFQREAFRLETLDDYTGSSHAESIRAFLAGEPQPEDYNQEWADEVRSNVDSGKRMYRVHILSRPLTPYLRFELGWGYTKNARSGEEFFILDTTEQPNPLEGVPDFWLFDETTTVTMEYGPGGSFIGADSRPIVADYLEYRDVALSHAEPFAAWWERYGSQ; from the coding sequence ATGCGCATCTCGGGTGAGGATTTCGAAAGGCTGTTCACCGGCTTCCAGCGGGAAGCCTTTCGACTGGAGACACTGGACGACTACACGGGGTCGTCGCATGCCGAGAGCATCCGGGCATTCCTGGCTGGCGAGCCCCAGCCGGAGGATTACAATCAGGAATGGGCCGACGAGGTCCGAAGCAATGTCGACTCGGGCAAACGCATGTACCGGGTTCACATTCTCTCGCGCCCACTGACGCCGTATCTCAGGTTCGAACTCGGGTGGGGATACACCAAGAATGCCCGTTCCGGCGAAGAGTTCTTCATCCTCGACACCACCGAACAGCCGAATCCACTGGAAGGCGTTCCCGACTTCTGGCTCTTCGATGAGACCACGACAGTAACCATGGAGTACGGTCCGGGTGGATCTTTCATCGGGGCGGACTCACGGCCGATCGTCGCCGATTATCTGGAATATCGAGACGTCGCCCTCTCTCACGCTGAGCCATTCGCAGCATGGTGGGAGCGGTACGGCAGTCAGTGA
- the lysS gene encoding lysine--tRNA ligase translates to MAGGTKQGDWVVAAADQVLAENEHRAPGAPLVCASGISPSGPVHLGNLREVMVPHFVADELRRRGLDCRHILSWDDFDRLRKVPAGAPESFAQYIGRPLTSVPDPCGEHENWAEHYKVPFRAALAELGVEVTEISQTEMYRSGAYTEQILHAMRNRDRIDAILGRYRTAKAAAPEGEEPEDSVADDTDEPTAAGYYPYKPYCAACGRDLTTVTAYSDETAELSYTCQCGHRDTDVIGRTGSGKLVWKVDWPMRWAYEGVTFEAGGVDHSSPGSSFTVGSQLVREVFDARPPAYLGYSFVGVRGMAKMSGSAGGAPTPGDALRILEAPLVRWLYVRRRPNQSFTIAFDQEVARIYDEWDAAGRRLADGGGDPLEQASRARALGTATATLPITPLPVPFRVLASVVDITTGDEQQILRILGDMTPDEHLTDLDRVRPRLDRAEAWVTEHLPAADRTHVRTTPDRALIAELTDSERDALDLLLKGLDDHWSLDGLTTLLYGVPKLQAGLPLDTPATPELKAAQRALFARLYQLLVGTDTGPRLPTLLLALGAERIRTLLTA, encoded by the coding sequence GTGGCGGGCGGCACGAAGCAGGGTGACTGGGTGGTGGCGGCGGCCGATCAGGTCCTCGCCGAGAACGAGCACCGCGCACCCGGCGCGCCGCTGGTCTGCGCCTCCGGCATCAGCCCGTCGGGCCCGGTGCACCTGGGGAACCTGCGCGAGGTGATGGTGCCGCACTTCGTCGCGGACGAGCTGCGCCGCCGCGGCCTGGACTGCCGGCACATCCTCTCCTGGGACGACTTCGACCGGCTGCGGAAGGTGCCGGCCGGGGCGCCGGAGTCCTTCGCCCAGTACATCGGGCGCCCGCTCACCTCGGTACCGGACCCGTGCGGCGAGCACGAGAACTGGGCCGAGCACTACAAGGTCCCGTTCCGCGCCGCGCTGGCCGAACTCGGCGTCGAGGTCACCGAGATCAGCCAGACCGAGATGTACCGCTCCGGCGCCTACACCGAACAGATCCTGCACGCGATGCGCAACCGCGACCGGATCGACGCGATCCTCGGCCGCTACCGCACGGCCAAGGCCGCCGCCCCGGAGGGCGAGGAGCCGGAGGACTCGGTGGCCGACGACACCGACGAGCCGACGGCCGCCGGGTACTACCCGTACAAGCCGTACTGCGCCGCCTGCGGCCGGGACCTCACCACCGTCACCGCCTACTCGGACGAGACCGCCGAACTCTCCTACACCTGCCAGTGCGGGCACCGGGACACCGACGTGATCGGCCGCACCGGCAGCGGCAAGCTGGTCTGGAAGGTCGACTGGCCGATGCGCTGGGCCTACGAGGGCGTCACCTTCGAGGCCGGCGGCGTCGACCACTCCTCGCCCGGCTCCAGCTTCACGGTCGGCTCCCAGCTGGTCCGCGAGGTCTTCGACGCCCGCCCGCCCGCCTACCTCGGCTACTCCTTCGTGGGCGTCCGCGGCATGGCCAAGATGAGCGGCTCGGCCGGCGGCGCCCCCACCCCCGGAGACGCGCTGCGGATCCTGGAAGCCCCGCTGGTCCGCTGGCTGTACGTGCGCCGGCGGCCCAACCAGTCGTTCACCATCGCGTTCGACCAGGAAGTCGCCCGGATCTACGACGAGTGGGACGCCGCCGGCCGCCGCCTCGCCGACGGCGGCGGCGACCCGCTCGAACAGGCGAGCCGCGCCCGCGCGCTCGGCACCGCCACCGCCACCCTGCCCATCACCCCGCTCCCCGTCCCGTTCCGGGTGCTGGCCTCGGTGGTCGACATCACCACCGGCGACGAACAGCAGATCCTGCGCATCCTGGGCGACATGACCCCCGACGAACACCTCACCGACCTCGACCGGGTCCGCCCCCGGCTCGACCGCGCCGAGGCATGGGTCACCGAACACCTCCCGGCAGCAGACCGCACCCACGTCCGCACCACCCCGGACCGCGCCCTGATCGCCGAGCTGACCGACAGCGAGCGCGACGCCCTCGACCTGCTGCTGAAGGGCCTGGACGACCACTGGTCGCTCGACGGCCTGACCACCCTCCTCTACGGCGTGCCCAAGCTCCAGGCCGGCCTCCCCCTCGACACCCCCGCCACCCCCGAACTCAAGGCCGCCCAACGCGCCCTGTTCGCCCGCCTCTACCAGCTCCTGGTCGGCACCGACACCGGCCCCCGCCTGCCCACCCTGCTCCTCGCCCTCGGCGCGGAACGCATCCGCACCCTCCTCACCGCCTGA